From a single Theropithecus gelada isolate Dixy chromosome 10, Tgel_1.0, whole genome shotgun sequence genomic region:
- the LOC112632598 gene encoding protein FAM209A-like — translation MPILSYCLLEMPPSPFESSSWATPVSPINLCPEIITMARVALAQGLCDITKGLAPGAQSPSCEGKQTHHEHLPSPSLLTMWTLKWFLVLLLCFTCSYASMFSSRREKTSEPQGKVPYGGHFRIRQNQPEHAQGWLGSKWLWLLFVVVLFVILKFQRDNEKNKKQSPGLRGGQFHSLLKKKQNASLNKDCTFNILHELEVELVRFVSKVRSLKGAMATGNVSNLKLRRSETPTDPYRVTIYDIQGEESSS, via the exons ATGCCCATCCTCTCTTACTGCCTGCTGGAAATGCCCCCATCTCCCTTTGAGTCCTCCTCCTGGGCGACCCCTGTGAGCCCCATTAACCTCTGTCCTGAAATCATCACAATGGCCAGGGTGGCCTTAGCTCAGGGCCTCTGTGACATCACCAAGGGCCTGGCACCAGGTGCCCAGTCTCCCAGTTGCGAGGGCAAGCAAACCCATCATGAGCAtctcccttccccatctctgCTCACCATGTGGACGCTGAAATGGTTCCTGGTCCTGCTTCTGTGCTTCACCTGCAGCTATGCCTCTATGTTCTCTTCTCGGAGAGAGAAAACTAGCGAACCCCAGGGGAAGGTGCCGTACGGAGGGCACTTTCGGATTCGGCAGAATCAACCAGAGCACGCCCAAGGCTGGCTTGGGAGCAAATGGCTctggcttttgtttgttgttgtgcTGTTTGTGATACTTAAGTTTCAAAGAGACAATGAGAAGAATAAG AAGCAGAGTCCTGGCCTTCGAGGCGGCCAATTTCACtctctattaaagaaaaaacaaaatgcttcCCTCAACAAAGACTGTACATTCAATATCTTACACGAACTCGAGGTGGAGCTTGTGAGATTTGTGTCCAAAGTGCGGAGTCTTAAAGGTGCCATGGCAACAGGCAATGTCAGTAACCTCAAGCTTCGAAGGTCAGAGACGCCCACAGATCCATACCGTGTCACGATCTATGACATACAGGGAGAAGAAAGCTCTAGCTGA
- the GCNT7 gene encoding beta-1,3-galactosyl-O-glycosyl-glycoprotein beta-1,6-N-acetylglucosaminyltransferase 7, translated as MSQLRVTKSGLVVSAVICIFIFLYLRNPTPAEPEEEPAHSEVVECGFYPDELCSALFEGKGAAPQIAKFCKTPHKSEIHAHLHTPGNCSRISQGLHFITRPLSKEEGDFSLAYIITIHKELAMFVQLLRAIYVPQNVYCIHVDEKTPKKYKTAVQTLVNCFENVFISSKRQKMAYAGFTRLQADINCMKDLVHSKFQWNYVINLCGQDFPIKTNREIVHYIRSKWNDKNITPGAIQPPHINNRFKDKPPHNLTIYFGSAYYVLTRKFVEFILTDIRAKDMLQWSKDIRSPEQHYWVTLNQLKDAPGATPDAGWEGNVRAIKWKSEEGNVHDGCKGRYVQDICVYGPGDLPWLIQSSSLFAYKFEPSTDPLVVTCLERRHRLQVLRQAEVPIEPHWHFHQQSHFNMRLNC; from the exons ATGAGCCAGCTTCGAGTCACAAAGTCTGGACTTGTCGTGAGCGCAGTCATTtgcatcttcatttttctttacttaagGAATCCAACTCCTGCGGAACCAGAGGAAGAACCTGCCCATTCAGAAGTAGTAGAATGTGGCTTTTACCCAGATGAACTGTGCTCCGCTTTATTTGAAGGGAAAGGGGCGGCCCCCCAAATTGCAAAATTTTGCAAAACCCCTCATAAATCTGAAATACATGCTCATTTACACACACCAGGAAACTGCTCCAGGATTTCTCAGGGGCTGCATTTCATAACCAGACCCCTGTCTAAAGAAGAGGGTGATTTCTCTTTGGCATATATTATAACTATTCATAAGGAGCTGGCCATGTTTGTGCAGCTTCTCAGAGCTATTTATGTACCTCAAAATGTTTATTGTATTCATGTTGATGAAAAGACCCCAAAGAAGTATAAGACTGCTGTGCAAACCTTGGTTAACTGTTTTGAAAACGTTTTTATTTCCTCCAAGAGACAGAAGATGGCTTACGCTGGCTTTACAAGACTACAGGCAGATATTAATTGTATGAAAGATCTAGTGCATTCTAAATTTCAATGGAACTATGTCATCAATCTTTGTGGACAGGATTTTCCCATCAAAACCAACAGAGAAATCGTACACTACATCAGAAGTAAATGGAATGATAAAAATATCACTCCTGGAGCAATCCAACCACCACACATTAACAACAGATTCAAAGACAAACCACCCCATAACTTAACCATTTATTTTGGAAGTGCTTACTATGTACTTACAAGGAAGTTCGTAGAGTTCATACTGACTGACATCCGTGCAAAAGACATGCTTCAGTGGTCCAAAGACATCCGCAGCCCAGAGCAACACTACTGGGTGACCCTGAACCAACTAAAAG ATGCTCCAGGTGCTACACCAGATGCTGGCTGGGAAGGAAATGTTCGAGCCATTAAATGGAAAAGTGAGGAAGGAAATGTTCACGATGGATgtaaag GCCGCTACGTCCAAGACATCTGTGTATATGGACCAGGAGACCTGCCATGGCTTATTCAGTCGTCTTCTCTGTTTGCCTACAAATTCGAACCCTCGACAGACCCACTTGTAGTTACCTGCTTAGAGCGGCGGCACAGACTTCAagtgctgaggcaggcagaagtTCCCATAGAGCCACACTGGCATTTTCACCAGCAGAgtcatttcaacatgagactgaACTGCTAG